The Dehalogenimonas lykanthroporepellens BL-DC-9 genome includes a window with the following:
- a CDS encoding conserved hypothetical protein (KEGG: ter:Tery_2785 hypothetical protein) yields MKRRFLLTLLSVLALTGLALAGCNGNEPDTEQTGTLEFYANGEAFVREGFVSRDGWAISFDHVYVTLADITAYQTDPPYDAHDGNAISAKVTRSLSQTYTVDLAEGGADADPILVGKLTGAPAGAYNALSWKLAKADGGPADGYSVVMIGTAEKDGQTVEFTINIDAECRYSGGEFVGDVRKGILSAGGTADLEMTFHFDHLFGDAELAADDELNIGAPGFEFFLNYADGTPVAIDMAEVHLGHVGEGHCHTECG; encoded by the coding sequence TTGAAAAGGCGTTTTCTATTGACTCTGCTCAGTGTACTGGCTCTCACCGGGCTGGCACTGGCCGGCTGTAACGGCAATGAACCTGATACGGAACAAACCGGCACGCTGGAATTTTACGCCAACGGTGAGGCTTTCGTCCGGGAAGGTTTCGTCTCCAGGGACGGCTGGGCTATCTCTTTCGATCACGTCTATGTGACGCTGGCCGACATCACCGCCTATCAGACCGACCCGCCTTATGATGCTCATGACGGCAACGCCATCTCCGCTAAGGTCACGCGTTCGTTGTCTCAAACCTATACCGTGGATCTGGCCGAAGGCGGTGCCGATGCCGACCCCATTTTGGTCGGTAAACTAACCGGCGCGCCGGCCGGCGCCTATAACGCCCTGTCCTGGAAGCTGGCTAAGGCGGATGGCGGTCCGGCTGACGGGTATTCGGTGGTCATGATCGGCACTGCCGAAAAAGATGGACAGACGGTGGAATTTACCATTAATATCGACGCCGAATGCCGGTACAGCGGAGGTGAGTTCGTCGGCGATGTCCGCAAGGGTATTCTGAGTGCCGGCGGCACCGCCGATCTGGAGATGACCTTTCACTTCGACCATCTCTTCGGCGATGCCGAACTGGCGGCGGATGATGAGCTGAACATCGGCGCCCCCGGCTTCGAATTCTTTTTGAATTATGCTGACGGCACCCCGGTGGCCATCGATATGGCTGAGGTGCATCTGGGGCATGTCGGTGAAGGACATTGTCATACTGAATGTGGCTAA
- a CDS encoding phenylalanyl-tRNA synthetase, alpha subunit (KEGG: deb:DehaBAV1_0347 phenylalanyl-tRNA synthetase, alpha subunit~TIGRFAM: phenylalanyl-tRNA synthetase, alpha subunit~PFAM: phenylalanyl-tRNA synthetase class IIc; aminoacyl tRNA synthetase class II domain protein), whose protein sequence is MTTSLDNLKQQALTELRAVETTEALETWRVNYLGKKSELTAVLRGLGALPVEDRKAVGAQANLVREELESALEARENELAGARMDSAGNIDITLPGRPWLAGRLHPVTRVVNEITDIFSSLGFSVVEGPEVELDRYNFDALNIPPEHPARDTMQTFWVDDGAEKDDRHVLLRTHTSPMQVRFMEKYKEPPFRIIVPGRVYRYEATDASHLPMFNQVEGLMVDKDVSFADLKGALYEFARRFFGPNRRVRFRCDFFPFVEPGVEMAVECASCHGAGCRVCGNSGWLEILGAGMVHPNVLKGVGIDPEVYSGFAFGIGVERLPMLRYGVDDIRLFYSNDLRFLRQF, encoded by the coding sequence ATGACTACATCATTAGACAACCTGAAACAACAAGCCCTGACCGAACTCCGGGCGGTGGAGACCACCGAAGCGCTGGAGACCTGGCGCGTCAACTACCTGGGCAAGAAAAGTGAACTGACCGCGGTTCTGCGCGGGCTGGGCGCTCTGCCGGTGGAAGACCGCAAGGCCGTCGGCGCCCAGGCCAACCTGGTGCGGGAAGAACTGGAATCTGCGCTGGAAGCCCGGGAAAACGAGCTGGCCGGCGCCCGCATGGATTCCGCCGGCAACATCGACATCACCCTGCCGGGCCGCCCCTGGCTGGCCGGCCGACTGCATCCGGTGACCCGTGTCGTCAATGAAATCACCGACATCTTCTCCTCGCTGGGCTTCTCTGTCGTCGAAGGCCCGGAGGTGGAGCTGGACCGCTACAACTTCGACGCTCTGAACATCCCCCCGGAGCATCCGGCGCGGGATACCATGCAGACCTTCTGGGTCGATGACGGCGCGGAGAAGGATGACCGCCATGTCCTTCTGCGTACCCATACCTCGCCGATGCAGGTGCGCTTCATGGAAAAATACAAGGAGCCGCCCTTCCGCATCATCGTCCCCGGCCGGGTATACCGCTACGAGGCCACCGACGCTTCTCACCTGCCCATGTTCAACCAGGTGGAAGGGCTGATGGTGGATAAGGACGTCTCCTTTGCCGACCTTAAAGGGGCGCTCTATGAGTTTGCCCGTCGCTTCTTCGGCCCCAACCGCCGCGTCCGTTTCCGCTGTGACTTCTTCCCCTTCGTCGAACCCGGCGTGGAGATGGCGGTGGAATGCGCTTCCTGTCACGGCGCCGGTTGCCGGGTCTGCGGCAACTCCGGCTGGCTGGAGATACTGGGTGCCGGCATGGTGCACCCCAACGTCCTGAAGGGCGTGGGTATCGACCCTGAAGTTTATTCCGGTTTCGCCTTCGGCATCGGCGTGGAACGCCTGCCGATGCTCCGCTACGGTGTGGACGATATCCGGCTGTTTTACTCCAACGATTTAAGATTCCTGAGGCAGTTTTAA
- a CDS encoding conserved hypothetical protein (KEGG: syn:sll0382 hypothetical protein) translates to MWLNMSLTSKRLFRPGRLIRLGAALCIGFGLIAAPLPVQAHGSNIEYQFVGQEIRITAVYDSGEPMAGAQVTVYAPDEPSVPWLSGICDDQGRFTFTPDAAIPGSWAVQVRQAGHGDIVHIPVGDDATAGDNGGGFTTLQIIIMSASVIWGFVGTALFFARKKA, encoded by the coding sequence ATGTGGCTAAACATGAGCTTGACGTCTAAACGTTTGTTTCGTCCCGGACGGCTGATACGCCTCGGCGCGGCGCTCTGTATCGGGTTCGGCCTGATAGCGGCGCCTCTGCCGGTTCAGGCTCATGGGTCGAATATTGAGTACCAGTTCGTCGGTCAGGAAATCCGGATAACGGCTGTTTATGACTCCGGCGAGCCCATGGCCGGGGCTCAGGTCACGGTTTACGCGCCTGATGAGCCGTCGGTTCCCTGGCTTTCCGGTATCTGTGATGACCAAGGGCGGTTCACTTTCACCCCGGACGCCGCCATACCCGGCAGTTGGGCGGTGCAGGTGCGCCAGGCCGGTCATGGTGACATTGTCCATATACCGGTAGGGGATGACGCCACTGCCGGCGACAATGGCGGTGGTTTTACCACGCTTCAGATTATCATCATGTCCGCCAGTGTCATCTGGGGCTTTGTCGGCACCGCGTTGTTTTTCGCCAGGAAGAAAGCCTGA
- a CDS encoding conserved hypothetical protein (KEGG: det:DET1517 hypothetical protein): MSLNEWLAEGWLTRHRPDKREISELLGIADRAITDAGIKEISPDARLSIAHNAALQLATAALAATGYRAGHEAYHFRTLRSLTFTIEAETDIIDQLDVFRKKRNISDYERAGAISNREAEETLALAKTLREAVISWLKSHHPQLLP, from the coding sequence ATGAGCTTAAACGAATGGCTGGCTGAAGGCTGGCTGACCAGACACCGGCCTGATAAACGCGAAATATCGGAGTTGCTGGGTATCGCCGACCGGGCAATTACCGATGCCGGGATTAAAGAAATCAGCCCTGACGCCCGGTTGAGCATCGCCCATAACGCCGCATTACAACTGGCAACCGCCGCTTTGGCCGCGACCGGTTACCGGGCGGGACACGAAGCTTACCACTTTCGGACCCTTCGGTCGCTGACCTTCACCATCGAGGCGGAAACGGACATCATAGACCAGCTCGATGTGTTTCGCAAAAAACGAAACATCAGCGATTATGAAAGAGCCGGGGCTATTTCAAACCGGGAAGCAGAAGAAACGCTTGCCCTGGCAAAAACCCTGCGTGAAGCGGTTATATCGTGGTTGAAAAGCCACCATCCCCAACTGTTGCCGTAA
- a CDS encoding ABC transporter related protein (KEGG: syn:sll0385 ABC transporter~PFAM: ABC transporter related~SMART: AAA ATPase), translated as MSPDAVTTDETDAPALSVNGLSFSYPDKPEVLRHIDITVMSGERVGVIGPNGSGKTTLFLMICGALAPSAGEIKVMGRPVVEGRFSPDIGLVFQNPDDQLFCPSVRDDVAFGPENMKLTAEEVTARVDEALAVTGVAVMADRPPHHLSGGEKRMAAIAAVLAMRPALMLYDEPSASLDIRSRRQLINLLKASAQTILVSSHDLEFILEVCDRVIIIDNQGIAADGHPREIMGDEALMRAHGQEKPHSLMPHRGRPHDGVASGL; from the coding sequence ATGTCGCCCGATGCTGTAACCACTGACGAAACCGACGCACCGGCGCTTTCGGTTAACGGTTTGTCTTTTTCCTATCCGGATAAACCGGAGGTACTGCGGCATATCGATATAACCGTCATGTCCGGTGAGCGGGTGGGTGTTATCGGCCCCAACGGCTCCGGCAAGACTACCTTGTTCCTGATGATCTGCGGCGCGCTGGCACCGTCGGCCGGGGAGATAAAGGTCATGGGCCGACCGGTGGTCGAGGGGCGGTTCAGCCCGGATATCGGTCTGGTTTTTCAGAATCCGGATGACCAGTTATTCTGTCCTTCGGTGCGTGATGACGTGGCCTTCGGGCCTGAAAACATGAAACTGACTGCGGAAGAAGTTACTGCCCGGGTGGATGAGGCCCTGGCGGTCACCGGGGTCGCGGTTATGGCCGACCGGCCGCCTCACCACCTGTCAGGCGGGGAGAAACGCATGGCCGCCATCGCCGCCGTCCTGGCCATGCGTCCGGCCTTGATGCTGTATGACGAACCCTCCGCCAGTCTCGATATCCGTTCGCGGCGTCAGCTTATCAACCTGCTCAAGGCTTCCGCCCAGACCATTCTGGTTTCCTCCCATGACCTGGAATTTATTCTGGAGGTCTGTGACCGGGTAATTATCATCGATAATCAGGGTATCGCGGCTGACGGTCATCCCCGGGAGATAATGGGAGATGAAGCGCTGATGCGGGCTCACGGCCAGGAAAAACCGCATTCGCTGATGCCGCATCGGGGGCGGCCTCATGACGGGGTTGCTTCCGGTTTGTGA
- a CDS encoding cobalt ABC transporter, inner membrane subunit CbiQ (KEGG: ter:Tery_2781 cobalt ABC transporter, inner membrane subunit CbiQ~TIGRFAM: cobalt ABC transporter, inner membrane subunit CbiQ~PFAM: cobalt transport protein), which produces MKLDTVIDEYSHLDSPFHRWELRTKLIGFLALIFVFSFVDEPVMLAVIAGLSLMVYALSGLPLSFLRRRLRYPSFFLLVLLIIIPFTSGQTVMVALGPLELKEEGLASAVVIGVRFLSILVMGIVLFGTAPFMDTIKAMRRLGLPAIMVDMILLTFRYLHQIGSDLERMQLSAGLRGFRLRPFAVGEWRVPAWLSGSLIVRSYERSEAVYRAMRLRGYGYDTRGRQDGPAVQARDIMLLVLAFSLAAALTAANITLGHDSAGLLQ; this is translated from the coding sequence ATGAAGCTGGATACGGTAATAGACGAATACTCTCATCTGGATTCTCCGTTTCACCGCTGGGAACTCAGAACCAAGCTTATCGGCTTTCTGGCGCTGATATTCGTTTTTTCGTTTGTCGATGAGCCGGTAATGCTGGCGGTCATCGCCGGCTTGAGCCTGATGGTTTACGCTCTTTCCGGTCTGCCGCTTTCCTTCCTGCGGCGACGTCTGCGTTACCCGTCGTTTTTCCTGCTGGTACTGCTGATCATCATTCCCTTTACCTCCGGACAGACGGTCATGGTGGCTTTGGGGCCGCTGGAACTCAAGGAAGAGGGACTGGCCTCGGCGGTGGTCATCGGTGTTCGTTTCCTGTCCATTCTGGTGATGGGCATTGTTTTGTTCGGCACGGCGCCTTTCATGGATACCATCAAGGCCATGCGGCGGCTGGGCCTGCCGGCAATCATGGTCGACATGATACTGCTGACCTTTCGCTATCTGCACCAGATCGGCAGTGATCTGGAAAGAATGCAGTTATCGGCCGGTCTGCGGGGTTTCCGTCTGCGCCCCTTCGCTGTCGGTGAATGGCGGGTGCCCGCCTGGCTGAGCGGCAGTCTGATCGTGCGCAGTTATGAGCGCTCCGAAGCGGTGTACCGGGCCATGAGACTGCGCGGTTACGGCTATGACACCCGCGGCCGGCAGGACGGGCCCGCGGTTCAGGCCCGGGATATCATGTTGCTGGTGCTGGCATTTTCCCTGGCCGCGGCGCTGACCGCCGCCAATATCACCCTTGGACACGATTCGGCGGGGTTGTTACAATAG
- a CDS encoding carboxyl-terminal protease (TIGRFAM: carboxyl-terminal protease~PFAM: peptidase S41; PDZ/DHR/GLGF domain protein~KEGG: det:DET0364 carboxyl-terminal protease~SMART: peptidase S41; PDZ/DHR/GLGF domain protein), with translation MSSRLKYTLGSLLAVVALIFSFGLGYFAALLAPPDGDELDRVIEAWATLTGEYVEPGSIDKNALAEAAINGMMDYLGDPYSAYLDSAAYRATIDDFAGTYTGIGAEMAIREETLVVLTVYPDTPADGAGLTPGDIITGVDGTATAGLNMTELGLLVRGDAGTPVTLTVNRDENTLSLTMTRAVITPPSVRFEMRGDIAYVSISSFNEHTDEEMGPVIRDINSSGAVGIILDLRYNPGGLVTTVVNTASHFLPAGEVLFTVRDNDGKEVVHKTVARSATTDLPMVVLVNQYSASGSEVLSGALQDHERAVVAGHQTFGKGSVNQLFQLSGGTGIYLTIARWYTPDGHLIEGVGITPDYVLTLQGNDLVDWAVDYLKSA, from the coding sequence ATGTCTTCACGCTTGAAATACACGCTGGGCAGTCTGCTGGCGGTGGTAGCCCTCATTTTCAGCTTCGGTCTGGGTTACTTCGCCGCGCTCCTGGCGCCGCCGGACGGCGACGAACTGGACCGGGTCATCGAGGCCTGGGCCACCCTGACCGGGGAATATGTGGAACCGGGCAGTATCGACAAGAACGCCCTGGCCGAAGCGGCCATCAACGGCATGATGGACTACCTGGGCGACCCCTACTCCGCCTATCTGGATTCGGCCGCCTACCGGGCGACAATTGATGACTTTGCCGGCACCTATACCGGCATCGGCGCCGAAATGGCCATCCGGGAAGAAACGCTGGTGGTGCTGACCGTCTATCCGGACACGCCGGCCGATGGCGCCGGGCTGACGCCGGGCGACATCATCACCGGAGTGGACGGTACGGCGACCGCCGGCTTGAACATGACCGAGCTGGGTCTGCTGGTGCGCGGCGACGCCGGGACGCCGGTGACCCTGACCGTCAACCGGGATGAAAACACCCTGTCCCTGACCATGACGCGCGCCGTCATCACGCCGCCTTCGGTCAGATTCGAGATGAGGGGCGACATCGCCTATGTGTCCATATCCTCCTTCAACGAGCATACCGACGAGGAGATGGGGCCGGTAATCCGGGACATCAACTCCAGCGGTGCCGTCGGCATCATCCTGGACCTGCGCTACAATCCCGGCGGACTGGTGACCACGGTGGTCAATACTGCCAGCCATTTCCTGCCGGCCGGGGAAGTGCTTTTCACCGTGCGCGATAACGACGGCAAGGAGGTGGTTCATAAAACGGTAGCCCGGTCGGCCACCACCGACCTGCCGATGGTGGTGCTGGTCAACCAGTATTCCGCCTCCGGCTCCGAGGTGCTCTCCGGCGCCCTTCAGGATCATGAACGCGCCGTGGTAGCCGGACACCAGACCTTCGGCAAAGGTTCGGTCAACCAGCTGTTCCAGCTTTCCGGCGGCACCGGCATCTACCTGACCATCGCCCGCTGGTACACGCCCGACGGCCACCTCATCGAGGGCGTGGGCATCACCCCGGACTATGTCCTGACACTTCAGGGCAACGACCTGGTAGACTGGGCGGTGGATTACCTGAAAAGTGCCTGA
- a CDS encoding helix-turn-helix type 11 domain protein (KEGG: deg:DehalGT_1265 helix-turn-helix type 11 domain protein): MGQKEGRYDRQARLGRLEHILCQNPQGLTVRELAEKCEVCTRTTRRDLRALEEGMKVPIWQAGPRWGVDSDSYLPPVRFSSMEALTILLAIRLYQRLDRDCNQEMLDTFTKLNSVLPAGFQKQVNSTLDRISHRHPDTRYSRVLRDLCQAMLEGRKCRITYWTMGDPAPAERVIAPYFIEPVAQEHANYVIGRCDKAGQVRTFKLDRIRRSVLLDETYTIPDSFSIDKYLSNAWSIFTPPAGQSVRNVTLKFAPEVARYMEEGQYHHSQTVARQDDGSVMVNLRLADTPDFIGWILGWGDHVEVLEPPSLRRLIKKKAEAVAAKYG, encoded by the coding sequence ATGGGACAGAAGGAAGGCCGCTATGACCGGCAGGCTCGCCTGGGGCGGTTGGAGCATATCCTGTGTCAGAACCCGCAGGGGCTGACCGTCAGGGAACTGGCCGAAAAGTGCGAAGTCTGCACCCGCACCACGCGGCGCGACCTCAGAGCTCTGGAAGAAGGCATGAAGGTGCCGATATGGCAGGCCGGCCCCCGCTGGGGGGTAGATTCCGATAGTTATCTGCCGCCGGTGCGCTTTTCTTCCATGGAGGCGCTCACTATTCTGCTGGCCATCCGGCTTTACCAGCGCCTGGACCGTGACTGTAACCAGGAGATGCTGGACACCTTCACCAAGCTCAACTCCGTCCTGCCGGCCGGTTTTCAGAAGCAGGTGAACTCCACCCTGGACCGAATATCGCACCGTCACCCGGACACCCGGTATTCCCGTGTCCTGCGTGACCTCTGCCAGGCCATGCTGGAAGGGCGCAAATGCCGCATCACCTACTGGACGATGGGCGACCCGGCGCCGGCGGAGCGGGTCATTGCCCCGTATTTCATCGAGCCGGTGGCCCAGGAACACGCCAACTACGTCATCGGCCGGTGCGACAAGGCCGGCCAGGTCAGGACGTTCAAGCTGGACCGTATCCGGCGGAGCGTTCTGCTGGATGAAACTTACACTATTCCCGACAGCTTCAGTATCGACAAGTACCTGAGCAACGCCTGGTCCATCTTCACACCGCCGGCCGGCCAGTCGGTCAGGAACGTCACGTTGAAGTTCGCCCCGGAAGTGGCCCGGTATATGGAGGAAGGCCAATATCATCATTCGCAGACGGTGGCCCGGCAGGATGACGGCTCGGTCATGGTGAACCTGCGGCTGGCTGACACGCCGGACTTTATCGGCTGGATACTGGGCTGGGGCGACCACGTGGAGGTGCTGGAGCCGCCGTCATTGCGCCGTCTTATTAAAAAGAAAGCCGAGGCCGTAGCGGCGAAGTACGGGTGA
- a CDS encoding DNA polymerase beta domain protein region (PFAM: DNA polymerase beta domain protein region~KEGG: deg:DehalGT_1266 DNA polymerase beta domain protein region), translating into MTAIKGKKDLPVLLFGASTRRAILALLFGHTEESYYLRQIARITGYGLGPVQRELRQLADAGLIRRFDSGHQVYFQANPDSPVFKELKGLITKTIGVADTLRSALTALSDSISLAFIYGSVARGQEQSGSDIDLMIVGETTLLEVVKTLRGAQDALGREINPTIYSIEEFRSRVNDRHYFIQDVLAGEKIFIKGNENELKRMAG; encoded by the coding sequence ATGACAGCAATAAAGGGTAAAAAAGACCTGCCCGTTCTACTCTTCGGCGCATCAACGCGTCGGGCTATCCTGGCGCTTCTTTTCGGACATACCGAAGAATCTTACTACCTGCGGCAGATTGCCAGAATTACCGGTTATGGCCTGGGGCCGGTACAGAGAGAACTCCGACAATTGGCTGATGCCGGCCTTATCCGGCGTTTCGACAGCGGCCACCAGGTCTATTTTCAGGCCAATCCCGATTCCCCGGTGTTCAAGGAACTGAAAGGGCTGATTACCAAGACCATCGGTGTAGCCGACACCCTGCGCAGTGCCCTGACCGCTTTGTCCGATAGCATCAGCCTGGCCTTCATCTATGGTTCGGTAGCCCGGGGTCAAGAGCAATCCGGGAGCGATATAGATTTAATGATTGTAGGAGAGACTACCCTGCTGGAAGTGGTTAAAACACTACGGGGGGCACAGGATGCTCTAGGCCGGGAGATTAACCCGACGATTTATTCAATTGAAGAATTCCGTTCCAGGGTGAACGACAGGCACTATTTCATTCAGGACGTCCTTGCCGGTGAGAAGATATTTATAAAGGGAAACGAGAATGAGCTTAAACGAATGGCTGGCTGA
- a CDS encoding conserved hypothetical protein (KEGG: dol:Dole_2244 hypothetical protein) — MKLPEYISRKEVTRVCREMGIRDWSAMEKPIVSREEADIILRLVNTGGMAVRLEDFQRGLEVELEHGTAYPDANVTNNHPVLTGLIVMAHFKETLDYYQRLEVAELEGDMRKAYAAGDTAKLADKYGKLLKARLELAEAERY, encoded by the coding sequence ATGAAACTGCCGGAATACATCAGCAGGAAAGAAGTTACCCGCGTCTGCCGGGAAATGGGCATCCGTGACTGGTCAGCGATGGAAAAGCCGATAGTCAGCCGGGAAGAGGCCGACATCATCCTTCGGCTGGTCAATACCGGGGGCATGGCCGTGCGGCTGGAGGATTTCCAGCGCGGGCTGGAGGTGGAGCTGGAACACGGCACCGCTTACCCCGACGCCAACGTAACCAACAACCACCCGGTACTGACCGGGCTCATCGTCATGGCCCATTTCAAGGAAACGCTGGACTATTACCAGCGGCTGGAAGTGGCCGAGCTGGAAGGCGATATGCGCAAGGCATACGCCGCCGGCGACACCGCCAAACTGGCTGACAAATACGGCAAGTTGCTGAAGGCCCGGCTGGAACTGGCCGAAGCCGAACGATATTAG
- a CDS encoding degV family protein (KEGG: dev:DhcVS_1047 DegV~TIGRFAM: degV family protein~PFAM: DegV family protein) yields MAVKIVTDSVSDLTPVMAGNLGVTVVPLFVHFGTETYRDGIDLSTDDFYQKLVQSETLPTTSTPSLGSFVKAYDKLAEETDEILVITLSHKFSATYDVAVRAIDHMKKKCRVEVVDTLSAIMAQGLIVATAARKADSGASLDEVLELTRNNMQRVDVRMAFDTLEYLKRGGRIGTAQAFLGSVLKVNPILTIKDGYTEAVTRTHSRAKAIDHLCDFAMSYSHIEEMAVEDATTPDEAELLVERLSEKFPRERIYRTKVSPVVGAHVGPHVLAVSVLGDM; encoded by the coding sequence ATGGCAGTAAAGATTGTAACCGATAGCGTCTCAGACCTGACACCGGTGATGGCCGGCAATCTGGGGGTTACCGTGGTGCCTTTGTTCGTTCACTTCGGGACTGAGACTTATCGGGACGGCATTGATCTGAGTACTGATGACTTCTACCAAAAACTGGTGCAGTCTGAGACCTTGCCGACTACTTCGACGCCGTCGCTGGGAAGCTTTGTCAAGGCCTATGACAAGTTGGCGGAGGAGACGGACGAAATTCTGGTCATCACCCTTTCTCATAAGTTCAGCGCTACATATGACGTGGCGGTGCGAGCTATAGACCATATGAAGAAGAAGTGCCGCGTAGAAGTGGTTGATACCCTGTCGGCTATTATGGCCCAGGGCTTGATAGTGGCTACGGCCGCCAGGAAAGCTGACAGTGGGGCCAGCCTCGATGAGGTGCTGGAGCTAACCCGGAACAATATGCAACGGGTGGATGTGCGCATGGCTTTTGACACGTTGGAGTATCTCAAGAGGGGGGGACGCATTGGCACTGCGCAGGCATTTTTAGGATCCGTATTGAAGGTAAATCCCATCCTTACCATAAAAGATGGCTACACGGAGGCGGTTACCAGAACCCATTCAAGAGCCAAGGCGATAGACCATTTGTGTGATTTTGCCATGAGCTATTCTCACATCGAAGAGATGGCGGTAGAGGACGCTACCACACCGGACGAAGCGGAGCTGTTGGTAGAGCGACTGAGTGAAAAATTTCCCCGGGAGCGTATCTATCGCACCAAGGTGAGCCCCGTGGTAGGGGCTCATGTCGGCCCTCATGTGCTGGCGGTAAGTGTACTGGGGGACATGTAG
- a CDS encoding cobalamin (vitamin B12) biosynthesis CbiM protein (PFAM: cobalamin (vitamin B12) biosynthesis CbiM protein~KEGG: syn:sll0383 cobalt transport protein CbiM), with protein MHIPDGILPVPVTAAGYAATAAITWYSVRKINRKPNPQAEVPKASLLTAAFFVASWIHIPVPPASVHLVLSGMMGAMLGWFAFPAIVIGLFFQAVMFQHGGLTTLGVNALIMGLPALAAFGIFRLRQLGKNSPGRVKTAVAGFVAGSVAIALSVALFVVILITNIPADINAGTERAAIITLALSHVPLLAVEGVVTAALAVFLLRVRPRLLDGV; from the coding sequence ATGCATATTCCTGACGGTATCCTGCCAGTTCCGGTGACCGCCGCCGGTTACGCGGCCACCGCCGCCATAACCTGGTATTCCGTCCGAAAAATAAACCGCAAACCCAATCCCCAGGCCGAGGTGCCTAAGGCTTCGCTACTTACGGCGGCTTTTTTCGTCGCCTCCTGGATCCATATCCCGGTGCCGCCGGCCAGTGTCCACCTGGTGCTCAGCGGCATGATGGGGGCCATGCTGGGCTGGTTCGCCTTTCCGGCTATCGTCATCGGTTTGTTCTTTCAGGCCGTCATGTTCCAGCACGGCGGGCTGACCACGCTGGGGGTGAATGCCCTCATCATGGGACTGCCGGCGCTGGCGGCCTTCGGCATTTTCCGGCTCCGTCAGCTGGGTAAAAACAGCCCGGGCCGGGTGAAAACCGCAGTAGCCGGTTTTGTCGCCGGGAGCGTGGCTATCGCCTTATCGGTGGCTCTGTTCGTCGTTATCCTGATTACCAACATCCCCGCTGACATCAACGCCGGTACCGAGCGGGCGGCCATCATCACCCTGGCTCTGTCCCATGTGCCGCTGTTGGCGGTCGAGGGGGTGGTTACGGCGGCGCTGGCGGTCTTTCTGCTGAGGGTCCGCCCCCGGCTGTTGGACGGCGTATGA